DNA from Phycisphaerae bacterium:
TACGCCGCTGACAGTCCCATATTATTGCTGCTATCAGATAGCCAATTGCAGAACAGAAAAAATTCTTTAAAACCGCCGATTTTTGTTCGGTTTTTGTTAGGGTTTTTGACCTCACTTTACCGATAGAAGAATTTACTATGAATGAATTTCTCAAAATGAATAACCAGCCTGACAAACAAATCGAGCCTATATGCAAATTCGGACCGGGCGGCGATTTTGTCTCTGCTTGGCCGCCGAAACCCCTGCCCTCGAAGAAACAACCTGCTAAATTACTCGCCCGGCTAAATGAAATTATAACTACACTAATTGGCTCTAATTCTAAGGAGAATTTAGATTATGCCGTTGAAAGTGGACTTGGAACAACATCTTACTCCTCGCCAACTGCAGCTGTTAAAAGCGATTCGCGTTTTTCAGGCAGGTCGCTGTTATTCCCCGACGATTGCAGAATTGGCCTCGCAGCTGACCATAAGCCGAAGCACCACATTCGAGCATATCGAAGAGCTGCGAAAAAAAGACCTGCTGTCACCTTCGCCGGCCACGGCTCGCTCTTTGAGACTGACTTCAAAAGCGCAAAAACTGCTTGATTGCCTCGATAGTGAAATCCCCGATTCGCGCAGCCGCCCGTCGTCGAACATTCCCCTCGCAGGCAAAGTCGCCGCCGGTGTCCCCATAGAAGCCGTCGAAAATATCGAATCGCTTTCCCTCAATTCCTGTTTCGGAAGCAGTGATGGCATATTCGCTCTTGAGGTAAAAGGTGACAGTATGACCGGCGATGGAATAGCAGACGGCGACTTCGTAATCTGCCGCAAATGCAGCGCCGCCGATAATGGCCAATTGGTTATTGCAATCGTGGATAATGAAAATGCGACATTAAAAAGGTTCTACAGGGAAAAATCCGCCGTCCGTCTCCAGCCCTCCAACGACGCTTACGAGCCGATTTACTCAGACAACTGCCGAATCGAGGCCGTCGTGGTGGGGCTGGTAAGAAAACTTTAATACGGCTGCACTGCGCAATGTTCTGATTGTAGGTGATTAAAATAAAGTTCCAGGCAATTCTATTTGACCTTGATGGCACGTTACTCGATACGCTTGCCGATCTTGTAAACTCGATGAATGCTGTTTTGGCCAGGCTTGGCTTTCCGACCCATCCGGCTGATTCCTACCGCTACTTCATAGGCCAGGGCATAGAGTGCCTCGTCAGGCGCGCCTTGCCGAAAGACCATCTCGATGACGAAACTGTAAGTAAGTCTCTGGCTGCTATGAGGGATGAGTACAGCAAGCACTGGGCCGACAATACAAGGCCGTATCCGGGCATCCCCGAATTGCTTTCCTCGCTGCAGCAGCGTAATATCCCAATGACAGTTCTGTCCAATAAGCCGGATGAGTTTACGCAAATCACAGTCGAAAAATTACTCCCAAGTTGGTCGTTTCACATTGTTCGCGGCGCCAGGCCGTCAGTAACTATAAAACCTGACCCTGCCGCTGCGATTGATATCGCACGCCAGCTTCAGATACCCCCCTGCCGCTTCGTATATCTTGGCGACACAAACACCGATATGCAAACAGCCTGTGCAGCCGGTATGTATGCAGCAGGAGCCCTTTGGGGATTTCGCACTGCCGAAGAGCTGCTCGCCAGCGGCGCAAAAACACTCGTAGAAAATCCTAAGGATGTCATAAAGCTTTTTGATGACAACCGGAAGCCACGTCCCTAAGAAGCATGTGTGCGGGTCGTATGACTCTTATGCTTCTTTAAGGATTTCAACCATTTCGTCCAGGCATTTTTATAAATCTCGCTGGAAACCAGGAAACCATCGTTATGACTGCCGAAAATCTCGACAAATTCTTTCGGCTCATTCGCGACCTCATATAGCTCCAAACCGAATTCGAATGGTATTGTCTCATCGTTTCGGCTGTGAATTATCATCACCGGACAATGAACGTCCTTAACATAATCTATCGTCCTGTAGTTGAACCTCGCAAACCACCGCACAGGCATATAAGGGTAGAATTCCTTCCCGATGTCGATGTATGATATAAAAGCGCTTTCTATAATCAATGTCCCTACCCTTACTTTACTTGCCAGCTGCGCCGCGATACTCCCCCCCAAAGACCTGCCGAAGACAATAATATCATCCGGAGATACTTTTTTCTCTTCCGTCAGCCATTTGTATGCAGCCGTGGCATCCAGATACGTTCCCTCTTCGCTGGGTTTGCCCTCGCTGCTGCCGTAGCCGCGATAGTCAAAAACAAAGCAGTTCACTCCCATATTATAAAGGATATTTATAGTATCCAGACAGTGCATCATATTGCCCCCGTTGCCGTGGCAGAACAGGACCGTCAGCTCCGCGTTCTTAACAGGGATATACCAGCCGCTAAGCATCAGCCCGTCGCTGCTTTTGAAAATCACCTTCTCGAAGTCAAGACCTAACTCTTCAGGCGTATAAGGAACCTCCCGAACCGGGCTGTATAAAAACTTCGGCTGCATAAAATAGAGTACTATCCCTAGGCCCCAATAGGCGATAAATACTACTACAGCTATTGATATCAGCATCGAACCCATAGAAATTCCAAATCAGTCTGATTACTGGGCTGTATTTTAATTTGCTCATCAATCTAAAACAAGATACAATTTTAACAATGATTAAAAGAAGAAAAACAAGAACCATCAGCATCGGCCGGGTTTCCATCGGCTCCTCCGCTCCGATTGTAATTCAATCGATGACAAAGGTTCCCACCATCGATGTCGCCAGCGCTGTTATGCAAATAAATCAACTCGTCCGCGCCGGCTGCCGACTGGTCAGAATCGCCGTCCCCACACGCGCCGACACCGCCGCTTTCGCTAAAATAGTCCAAAAAGTATCCGTCCCGCTGATTGCCGACGTCCACTTCAGCGCAGAGCGCGCCATAGAAGCAATAGAAGCCGGCGCCGCCAAAATAAGGCTGAACCCCGGCAATATAAAAAAATGCGAAAGTATCCATCGAATAATAGATGCCGCAAAAATGCACAAAACCGCTGTCCGCATCGGCGTCAACGAAGCAAGTATCAGAAACCTAAAAACCAAGGATGTCCCGCCTCGAAAACGTACCGCTCTGATGTTGAAGGAAATGAAAAAGTATGTCCGGCTGTTTGAAAATCGCAGCTTCACACAACTGGTCCTCAGCGCAAAAAGCAGCGACCCCTTGCGCACCATCGAAATCAACCGACGCATCGCCGAAACCTTCGACTATCCGATTCATCTCGGTCTGACACACGCAGGTCTTCCCGAAGATGCCCAAATTCCCTCGGCCATCGCTCTGGGGACACTGCTTGCAGAGGGCATCGGCGACACGATTAGGGTAAGCGCAGCCGGCAACCCAGTTGTGGAAACAAAAATTGCAAAAGAGATTCTAATCGCACTCGGTCTCCACGAACGGCAGGCCCCGGAACTGATAGTCTGCCCGACCTGCGCCCGCGCCCAAATCGACGTGGTTAGGCTGGCCCGCCGAGTAAAAAAAATCCTGACTGGAATTGATAAACCGCTGCGCATCGCAGTGATGGGCTGTATCGTCAATGGACCCGGCGAAGCCGCCGATGCCGACCTCGCCGTCTGCGCCGCAAAAAATAAAGCTTATCTCTACAAAAACGGTAAAAAAATAGCAGTAGTCCCGGAAAGCAAAATCCTCCCTGCTCTGCTGAAAAAATTGCAAAACCTGTAACGCAAATGCACGAACTGTCATTAGGTATATCCCAGCAACCCTTGAAAGCAACATTCAAACGATTCTTCATCGTTGTCGTCTTCGGCATTGCCTTCGCATACATTGAAGCATCCGTGGTGGTCTATCTGCGGGAAATCTTTCACCCGGCCGGCTTTACTTTCCCCTTGAACGAATTTGGTGCCACCACGCTGTGGAAACGGCTTCTATTAACCGAAACCGGCAGAGAGGCCGCCACACTGGTTGTAATCTTCTCCGCCTCCTGGCTGTTCGGCCAAAATCTTCGGCAGCAGTTCGCATTTTTCCTGACCATCTTCGCAGTCTGGGACATCTTTTATTACATCTGGCTGAAGGTCCTCATCGATTGGCCCGCTTCAATTATGGATTGGGACATATTATTTCTGATACCGACCGTTTGGGCAGGTCCTGTCGTAGCCCCAATACTCATTTCAATTCTGCTGCTTGCTTTTGCCGCAATAATACTTTACCGTTCCTGCGGCACCGGAATCCCCAAACTAACCCCCATCGACTGGCTTGTCTTTACACTTGCTGCCCTGCTTGTGATTATATCTTTCTGTATCGCCGGCCTGAACGCCGCCGAACCCGATTTCCAATCACACTTCAATTGGCCGTTATTCGCCGCAGGCCCTCTGTCCGCCATTTTGCTGTTCACAAAATGCCTTTTGAAGCCCTAATGTCCCTTCTCGTCGGCAAGTCAAAAACCAAAGCACGTCTTTAATTTATGCACTTCTGCAATTTCAATTCTTATCGTTCTCTGATGCACCTGCTACTGCCGGCTTTTTATACGCTGTCCGCTCCCTGTCGTTCCCTTTCTGTGCAAAACCTTCGAACCTGCCGAAAATCATCTTGCCTGCCGATGTCTGTAGTGAGCTGGTTATGCTGATGACCACGTCTCGCCCAATCTTGTTGCGAGCGCCTTCTACTACAACCATCGTCCCGTCGTCCAGATAACCGATACCCTGCTCTGCCTCTTCGCCGGGCTTTTGGATTCTGACCTCCATAACTTCACCAGGCAAAGCAATCGTCTTTAGTGAGCTGGCCAAATCGTTTATATTCATTACATCCACCTCACGGACCTTTGCAACCTTGCTGAGATTATAATCGGTCGTTGCCAATCGCCCGTTGCAGTGCTTGGTAAAGACCATCAATTTCTGGTCCACCCCTTTGACCTCCTCTACATCGGGATTGACGCTGTCATCTATCTCAATGTCAATAGAGGTATCTGTCTGCATCATGTTAAGTATATCAAGTCCCCGTCTGCCGCGGTTGCGCTTGAGCTTGTCGGCCGAGTCTGCTATCAGCTGCAGCTCATTGAGAACAAAACGTGGAACAATCAGCGGTGCGTCAAACAATTTACTCTGATACAAATCTGCTATCCGCCCGTCAATAATTGCCGACGTGTCCAAAACTAACGGCCGAGTCCCCTTCATCTGTTTGGAAAATTCAACATAAGGAATCACAAAACGAACGTCGTCCTTCGTCCGCATCACGACACTGATTGTAAGATAACATATACAAACACCCATCATCCACTTTACCGCCTGAATTGCTGTCTCGCTTACGCCCAAACGATAAATCTCGTTTATCATCTCCAGCACCGGAGCCAGCGCCCAACTTACAAATATCCCCACTAAAAGCCCGAAAAACATCCCCGCTAGCGCTGCTAAAGACTTCTTCGGCGTAAAAACATCTATAATAAAGGCGGCCACCGCCAGCCCAACACCGCTCCAGAGAATCGCATAAAAATTTGCCCTGCCGACCTCTCCGGAAATCTCTTTGGAGCTCAAATGGGTAAGCAAAACCGCAACAACAACAACAGCAAAAATGGCTCGGAATATCCAAAGTAACTTCGACATTGCTATAAACCTCCAAAAATATGATATCAATCTTTATTTTATAATATTCAAAATCATACCCTGCCTCCGGCCTATTAGCAATAATTATTGTTCTTGCAGTCAGCCGTTATAAATATCGGCTTATTCGAACCTATTATATTAACTACGCTTTTACCGATAGTTTTATTGCTGCTGTTATAGGAAGGATTTTTGAAGACCGCCGCTCTCTGAAAATGTGGACCTTTTTGTCTGTCTTGGATGGATTAACATCACCCTGCGACTTTAACCTCTGCTTTTCTCATCCCTTTCTGGCAACTTTCACAATCGCAGATACCTACCCGTCTCAAATGAGAAACCCCGGCCAGCTTCTTTGTCTCGATTAACCTTGCCCCCTTCGCCTTCATCTTGCGAAACGCCAGTTTTGCCTCGCGCTTGTTAATCATACCCACTGCATCGGTTACAACGCTGACCCTCTTGCCTCGCTGCAGAAGTCCCAATGCCGTCGCTTTAACAGCCCCCTCGGCGCTGGCGCCGATGATAATAAAATTATCAGCCCGCACCTCACTGAGCAGCCTCTCTATCCGGGGCTCTTCGAACGGGTCAACACAGCGCTTATGCAGAACAACCTGCCTGTATTGCCGCAGTATCTCTGCCGGAAAATCTGTGCTGCTGTCCGCAGGAAAGCTCGCACGATTGCTTAGCAATGTATATCGTATCTTTTTTTGGCCCTCTGTCCCGTCGATACAGTAGCCGATTTCATCAATGCCGTTATGGTCAGGATAAACCTCGCACGTCGATATCACGCGAACATCGTTGCGCTTGGCCCACGCCATCATCCTGCGAACATTGGTCAAAATCTTTCTGTGGTTTCTTATACACGCAGTGCCCTTCGCAAGAAAGAAATCTCTCTGCGTATTGATATCTATCAAGACCCACTTGCGCCGCTTTTTAATCAATTGCCGAATCATTTTTCAATCTTTCCCCCTGTTTAAAGTCTAACCCAATTAAAATTAAGTCCTAATAACAAATACGAACCGCCAGACAATTAGGTTCCTGGTATTTTATCGAATGGTCTACGCACCGACTTTAGCTGCAAACAACGCTCAAAAAACAAGTTATATCTTCCCCCAGAGTGCTGCTTTCTTGTATAATACCGGCCGTTAAGCCTGTTTTCGGCAGTATTTCGCAGGATAATTTTACCAATGGCTAAAATCTTAAATGACTACCCTTCGGTCGCCTTAAAGCCCGAAGATTTGCAGGAGAAAATCGACTTCGCGCAGATATTCGGACGTAAAAACCCTGTCCACATCGAGGTCGGCTCAGGCAAAGCCGCCTTCCTCGTCAACCAGGCAAAGGCCCAACCGGACGTCAATTTCCTCGGCATCGAATGGGCGCGTAAATACTATCGCTACTCCGTTGACCGCATCGGCCGATGGGGACTGAAAAATGTCCGTATCATCCGCACCGATGCCGTGCACTTTATAATCGATTTTCTACCAGATAATTCCATCGAATGTTTCCACATCTATTTCCCCGACCCCTGGCCGAAAAAACGTCACCACAAAAGACGCTTCATCGCCCCTGCTAATCTCGAACAGCTTCTTCGCTGCCTTGTCCCCGCGGGAACTATCAGAATCGCCACCGACCACGCCGAGTATTTCGAACAAATTCAGAAAACCCTCGCTGCTTTCAGCGACCGGCTGGAAAAAATCGAATTCTTCCCCACCGCCGGCGCAAACCTCGGCGAATGGGTCGGCTCCAACTTCGAAAGAAAATACCTAAAAGAAAACCGCCCCATCTTCACCGCCGCCGTAAGAAAACGCTAATGCCGCAGGAATAAACTGCCCGGCAGTTGTTTTATCAGCCCCTTCAGCCGCAGCGATATTAACCCTGCGTTAATACCGCCAGGCGTCAAATTCGTCCCCGCGATTATCTCCTCTATATGCAGCGGCTCTTTACTCAGGCATTCATAAATCGTTTTTTCATCAGCACTCAATTTCAGCTCTTTGATGTCGAACAACGGCTTTTCCATTTTTTCGGATGCCTTCGCCGCCGCGGCTGTTACGTGGCTTTGCAAACGCTCGCCGATATACCCTAGCGCCTCCATCACATCCTCCACCGATTCGACCAGCTTCGCCCCCTGTTTTATCAATTGATGCGCCCCCCTGCTCAACGGCGAATCGATTTTCCCCGGCACCGCCATCACCTCCCGATTGTTCTCAAGTGCCGCGGTAGCGGTAATTAATGCGCCTGACCTCGGCGCCGCCTCGACGACAATTGTCCCAAGCGACAATCCCGCTATGATTCTATTGCGGGGCGGAAAGTTCTCAGCCAGCGGCTCATACTGCAGCGGCAATTCGCTGATGCACGCGCCGGAATTGCTTATAAGTTCAAACAGCTTCTTATTTTCCGGCGGAAAGATATTCGCCAGCCCGCAGCCCTGCACAGCGATTGTGCGTCCGCCGGCAGATAGCGCACCGGTGTGCGCTGCGGTATCTATGCCGCGGGCCATTCCCGAACAAATCGTAAATCCTGCTGAGGCAAGGAAATGCGCGAACTGCGATGCCTGCTCCTGCCCGTATAAACTACAGCGGCGGGAGCCGACTATGGATATCGCTAAATTGTCGGATGTCCCCAGGGTTCCCTTTATGTAAAGGACAGGCGGAGGGTCGTAAGTCCTTGTCAATAAAGGGGGATAGCGTTGGTCGGCTAAGGTGACAAGCCATACGCCGAGCTTGTCGGCTAATTCTAATTCGGCGCAAGTGTCGAATTTGTCACGAGTTATGGCGATTCGCTCGGCGGTTTTGAAGCCGATGCCGTCAACTTTGGCTAATTCGCTGACGGAGGCGCCTAAGACGTAATCTATTGTGCTGAAAGACTTTATGAGCTTGGCAAAAGTGACCGGGCCGACGGCATCGGCGTTGATTAATTTTAGCCATTTTTCGATATCAACGGAATTTTTTTGAGGCGCAACCATTTACTCGGCTTGAGTTTATATAAACAGAAAACGGAAAGCAAACTTCAATTTAAGATTTATGATTTACGATTTACGATTTTGAATGAGATTGCTACGATTCGACAATATTTTCATATAAGTCCATTTAGAATAAGAGGTTAAGCTGGAAAAGCGAAAATGCTAAAAAGTGGTATAAATTGGTAAAAATGTACGCAAAATTGCTACAAATGTACATGAAAGTGCTGTAAATGTACGTGAAAGTGAGACAAAAAGTGGAAGATTTTAGTTCGTTGTTCATTGTTCGTAGTTGGTAGAAAAGTTAGGGTAGATCCCTCGGCTGCGCTTCCGCCTTCGCCAAAGCTTCGGCGAGACAAATGCGGGACGCCGGGGGCGAGTTGCCTAAGTTAACAGAGATTTTTAAGGTCAAATTATCACTTGTGTAATCACGCATAATTTATCAAAGCTACTTGACAAAGGTTACTCTTACATTAATATAGAAGGCCAATTCTTATTCTTGGTGGCAAAAATATGAAGAGCGAAAAAATAACTACAATATTTGTAGATATCGAAGATTCAACGGGAATTTCAAACTATTTCGAAAGGAAAAAATATCAAGATTTTCTGCTTGAATTCCATAAAACTATTCAGAAAGTTTTGAAGAATGAGGAATGGAAAGTTGTTTCTGAAGAAATTAATCATAAATTTATGGGGGATGAATTTATAGCATTTTTACCACATGAAAAATGCGGAGACGCAGCTTTGGAACATGCGCTAAGATTAGCAGCAACTTTGAAATATGAATGGTACTTTTCAGAACATAATCATAAACGTCTGTTTGGAGATAAAGAGCACATAGAATTAAATATTGGGATTAATACTGGCGATGTTAGTTTAATGTCATATCCTATTTTATCTAAAAAAGGAAGAACGACCAAGCGTTCCTACGAGGGATTCCCAATAACAATGGCGAAAAGAATTCAAGGGGCATCAGAAGAAAGCCAAGGGTCACGCATAATAATTGGAGACCGGTTCTACAGGGAATATTCAAACAAGACTAAAAAAGGTTACGAATTCCACTATATGGGTCAAAAGACTTTCAAAGGAATAGCTCAGCGTTTTTCTTGTTATGAATGGCTAGGGGGAGATTTTTATGAGTATCTAGACTTTAAGGGAACCAATCTTAAGAAAATTGAAAAAATTTTACAAGCATTGTACAACAAAAATCCTCATAATCCATGGTACGCGGCACTACTAGCGAATTATTATTACTTTTGGGGTGAACGGCAGTACTACAAGGGGAAATATGAAAATGAAAATTATAATAAATGTGAAAAAGTTTGTATCAG
Protein-coding regions in this window:
- the lexA gene encoding transcriptional repressor LexA encodes the protein MPLKVDLEQHLTPRQLQLLKAIRVFQAGRCYSPTIAELASQLTISRSTTFEHIEELRKKDLLSPSPATARSLRLTSKAQKLLDCLDSEIPDSRSRPSSNIPLAGKVAAGVPIEAVENIESLSLNSCFGSSDGIFALEVKGDSMTGDGIADGDFVICRKCSAADNGQLVIAIVDNENATLKRFYREKSAVRLQPSNDAYEPIYSDNCRIEAVVVGLVRKL
- the ispG gene encoding flavodoxin-dependent (E)-4-hydroxy-3-methylbut-2-enyl-diphosphate synthase, with product MIKRRKTRTISIGRVSIGSSAPIVIQSMTKVPTIDVASAVMQINQLVRAGCRLVRIAVPTRADTAAFAKIVQKVSVPLIADVHFSAERAIEAIEAGAAKIRLNPGNIKKCESIHRIIDAAKMHKTAVRIGVNEASIRNLKTKDVPPRKRTALMLKEMKKYVRLFENRSFTQLVLSAKSSDPLRTIEINRRIAETFDYPIHLGLTHAGLPEDAQIPSAIALGTLLAEGIGDTIRVSAAGNPVVETKIAKEILIALGLHERQAPELIVCPTCARAQIDVVRLARRVKKILTGIDKPLRIAVMGCIVNGPGEAADADLAVCAAKNKAYLYKNGKKIAVVPESKILPALLKKLQNL
- the dprA gene encoding DNA-processing protein DprA; this translates as MVAPQKNSVDIEKWLKLINADAVGPVTFAKLIKSFSTIDYVLGASVSELAKVDGIGFKTAERIAITRDKFDTCAELELADKLGVWLVTLADQRYPPLLTRTYDPPPVLYIKGTLGTSDNLAISIVGSRRCSLYGQEQASQFAHFLASAGFTICSGMARGIDTAAHTGALSAGGRTIAVQGCGLANIFPPENKKLFELISNSGACISELPLQYEPLAENFPPRNRIIAGLSLGTIVVEAAPRSGALITATAALENNREVMAVPGKIDSPLSRGAHQLIKQGAKLVESVEDVMEALGYIGERLQSHVTAAAAKASEKMEKPLFDIKELKLSADEKTIYECLSKEPLHIEEIIAGTNLTPGGINAGLISLRLKGLIKQLPGSLFLRH
- a CDS encoding cysteine hydrolase; this encodes MIRQLIKKRRKWVLIDINTQRDFFLAKGTACIRNHRKILTNVRRMMAWAKRNDVRVISTCEVYPDHNGIDEIGYCIDGTEGQKKIRYTLLSNRASFPADSSTDFPAEILRQYRQVVLHKRCVDPFEEPRIERLLSEVRADNFIIIGASAEGAVKATALGLLQRGKRVSVVTDAVGMINKREAKLAFRKMKAKGARLIETKKLAGVSHLRRVGICDCESCQKGMRKAEVKVAG
- the trmB gene encoding tRNA (guanosine(46)-N7)-methyltransferase TrmB, translated to MAKILNDYPSVALKPEDLQEKIDFAQIFGRKNPVHIEVGSGKAAFLVNQAKAQPDVNFLGIEWARKYYRYSVDRIGRWGLKNVRIIRTDAVHFIIDFLPDNSIECFHIYFPDPWPKKRHHKRRFIAPANLEQLLRCLVPAGTIRIATDHAEYFEQIQKTLAAFSDRLEKIEFFPTAGANLGEWVGSNFERKYLKENRPIFTAAVRKR
- a CDS encoding alpha/beta hydrolase; this translates as MGSMLISIAVVVFIAYWGLGIVLYFMQPKFLYSPVREVPYTPEELGLDFEKVIFKSSDGLMLSGWYIPVKNAELTVLFCHGNGGNMMHCLDTINILYNMGVNCFVFDYRGYGSSEGKPSEEGTYLDATAAYKWLTEEKKVSPDDIIVFGRSLGGSIAAQLASKVRVGTLIIESAFISYIDIGKEFYPYMPVRWFARFNYRTIDYVKDVHCPVMIIHSRNDETIPFEFGLELYEVANEPKEFVEIFGSHNDGFLVSSEIYKNAWTKWLKSLKKHKSHTTRTHAS
- a CDS encoding adenylate/guanylate cyclase domain-containing protein, whose amino-acid sequence is MKSEKITTIFVDIEDSTGISNYFERKKYQDFLLEFHKTIQKVLKNEEWKVVSEEINHKFMGDEFIAFLPHEKCGDAALEHALRLAATLKYEWYFSEHNHKRLFGDKEHIELNIGINTGDVSLMSYPILSKKGRTTKRSYEGFPITMAKRIQGASEESQGSRIIIGDRFYREYSNKTKKGYEFHYMGQKTFKGIAQRFSCYEWLGGDFYEYLDFKGTNLKKIEKILQALYNKNPHNPWYAALLANYYYFWGERQYYKGKYENENYNKCEKVCISAISDISLYNLRRLNEMLFTCLEVGQKWDELCFRSEQAFNTDPTFVRALAHHAKSLYMRGDIFADKSKDAAERLIILFGHSLDYESLWISHFILARYYAKNKPDLKEANKHLKKAVDYAKKSEIAWAYMEYYFCKEDFEIIKDNREFKKEIAKLEKMWEG
- a CDS encoding TRAM domain-containing protein — protein: MSKLLWIFRAIFAVVVVAVLLTHLSSKEISGEVGRANFYAILWSGVGLAVAAFIIDVFTPKKSLAALAGMFFGLLVGIFVSWALAPVLEMINEIYRLGVSETAIQAVKWMMGVCICYLTISVVMRTKDDVRFVIPYVEFSKQMKGTRPLVLDTSAIIDGRIADLYQSKLFDAPLIVPRFVLNELQLIADSADKLKRNRGRRGLDILNMMQTDTSIDIEIDDSVNPDVEEVKGVDQKLMVFTKHCNGRLATTDYNLSKVAKVREVDVMNINDLASSLKTIALPGEVMEVRIQKPGEEAEQGIGYLDDGTMVVVEGARNKIGRDVVISITSSLQTSAGKMIFGRFEGFAQKGNDRERTAYKKPAVAGASENDKN
- a CDS encoding HAD family hydrolase; protein product: MKFQAILFDLDGTLLDTLADLVNSMNAVLARLGFPTHPADSYRYFIGQGIECLVRRALPKDHLDDETVSKSLAAMRDEYSKHWADNTRPYPGIPELLSSLQQRNIPMTVLSNKPDEFTQITVEKLLPSWSFHIVRGARPSVTIKPDPAAAIDIARQLQIPPCRFVYLGDTNTDMQTACAAGMYAAGALWGFRTAEELLASGAKTLVENPKDVIKLFDDNRKPRP